The proteins below come from a single Phalacrocorax aristotelis chromosome 24, bGulAri2.1, whole genome shotgun sequence genomic window:
- the OGDH gene encoding 2-oxoglutarate dehydrogenase complex component E1 isoform X5, whose amino-acid sequence MAYCQHIGVEFMFINDLEQCQWIRQKFETPGIMQFTNEEKRTLLARLVRSTRFEEFLHRKWSSEKRFGLEGCEVLIPALKTIIDKSSEKGVDYVIMGMPHRGRLNVLANVIRKELEQIFCQFDSKLEAADEGSGDVKYHLGMYHRRINRVTDRNITLSLVANPSHLEAADPVVQGKTKAEQFYCGDTEGKKVMSILLHGDAAFAGQGIVYETFHLSDLPSYTTHGTVHVVVNNQIGFTTDPRMARSSPYPTDVARVVNAPIFHVNADDPEAVVYVCNVAAEWRSTFHKDVVVDLVCYRRNGHNEMDEPMFTQPLMYKQIRKQKPVLQKYAELLISQGVVNQPEYEEEIAKYDKICEEAHARSKDEKILHIKHWLDSPWPGFFTLDGQPRSMTCPSTGLNEEDLTHIGQVASSVPVEDFTIHGGLSRILKTRGEMVKNRTVDWALAEYMAFGSLLKEGIHIRLSGQDVERGTFSHRHHVLHDQNVDKRTCIPMNHLWPNQAPYTVCNSSLSEYGVLGFELGFAMASPNALVLWEAQFGDFHNTAQCIIDQFICPGQAKWVRQNGIVLLLPHGMEGMGPEHSSARPERFLQMCNDDPDVFPKLDDFDVRQLYDCNWIVVNCSTPANFFHVLRRQILLPFRKPLIIFTPKSLLRHPEARSSFDDMLPGTHFLRVIPDSGPAAQSPKQVKRVLFCTGKVYYDLTRERKARQMEANVAITRVEQLSPFPFDLLEQEAQKYPAAELVWCQEEHKNQGYYDYVKPRLRTTINRAKPVWYAGREPAAAPATGNKKTHLTELQRLLDTAFNLDAFKDLA is encoded by the exons ATGGCATACTGCCAGCACATCGGCGTGGAGTTCATGTTTATCAACGACCTGGAGCAGTGCCAGTGGATCCGGCAGAAATTTGAGACTCCAGGCATCATGCAGTTCACCAACGAAGAGAAACGCACGCTGCTGGCCAGGCTGGTCCGCTCTACCAG ATTTGAGGAGTTCCTCCATCGGAAATGGTCTTCGGAGAAGCGTTTCGGTCTGGAGGGCTGCGAAGTGCTGATCCCAGCCTTAAAGACCATTATTGATAAGTCGAGTGAGAAGGGAGTGGATTATGTTATCATGGGGATGCCCCACAG GGGGCGCCTGAATGTTCTTGCCAATGTGATCAGGAAAGAGCTGGAGCAGATCTTCTGCCAGTTCGACTCCAAGCTAGAGGCTGCTGATGAG GGCTCCGGTGACGTGAAGTACCACCTAGGAATGTACCACCGGCGGATTAACCGTGTCACCGACAGGAACATCACCCTTTCCTTGGTGGCAAATCCTTCTCACTTGGAGGCAGCTGATCCTGTTGTTCAAGGCAAGACTAAAGCAGAGCAGTTTTACTGTGGGGACACGGAAGGGAAGAAG GTGATGTCCATCCTCCTGCATGGAGATGCCGCTTTTGCTGGGCAGGGCATCGTGTATGAGACGTTCCACTTGAGCGACCTGCCCTCCTACACCACCCACGGCACCGTCCACGTCGTGGTGAACAATCAG ATCGGCTTCACAACAGACCCCCGGATGGCCCGTTCCTCCCCGTACCCGACCGATGTTGCCCGCGTGGTAAACGCGCCCATTTTCCATGTCAATGCGGATGACCCAGAGGCCGTCGTCTACGTGTGCAACGTGGCAGCAGAGTGGCGAAGCACCTTCCATAAAGACGTGGTGGTGGATTTG GTTTGTTACAGGCGCAATGGTCACAATGAGATGGATGAACCCATGTTCACACAACCCCTGATGTACAAACAGATCCGGAAACAGAAGCCGGTGCTGCAGAAATATGCAGAGCTGCTAATTTCCCAGGGGGTGGTAAATCAGCCAGAGTATGAG GAGGAGATTGCCAAGTACGATAAGATCTGTGAGGAGGCCCATGCGAGATCCAAGGATGAAAAGATCTTGCACATCAAGCACTGGCTGGACTCACCCTGGCCTG gtTTCTTCACTCTAGACGGCCAACCCCGGAGCATGACCTGCCCTTCCACCGGTCTGAACGAAGAGGACTTGACGCACATTGGTCAAGTGGCCAGCTCGGTGCCGGTGGAGGATTTCACTATACATGGAG GTTTGAGCCGTATTCTGAAAACCCGTGGGGAGATGGTGAAGAACCGGACGGTGGACTGGGCCCTGGCAGAGTACATGGCGTTCGGCTCCCTGCTCAAAGAGGGCATCCACATCCGCCTGAGCGGCCAGGACGTTGAGAGGGGGACGTTCAG CCATCGCCACCATGTCCTGCATGATCAGAATGTGGACAAGAGGACTTGTATCCCCATGAACCACCTCTGGCCCAACCAGGCTCCTTACACCGTCTGCAACAGCTCTCTGTCAGAGTATGGCGTCCTTG GATTTGAGCTGGGTTTTGCCATGGCAAGCCCCAATGCCCTGGTGCTTTGGGAGGCCCAGTTTGGGGACTTCCACAACACCGCTCAGTGCATAATCGACCAGTTCATCTGTCCCGGGCAGGCCAAGTGGGTCAGGCAGAATGGCATCGTCCTGCTCCTTCCCCACGGCATGGAGGGCATG GGTCCTGAGCACTCCTCCGCCCGCCCAGAGCGATTCTTACAGATGTGCAATGATGATCCCGACGTCTTCCCC AAACTGGACGACTTTGACGTGCGCCAGCTCTACGACTGCAACTGGATCGTCGTGAACTGCTCCACTCCAGCCAACTTCTTCCATGTCCTCCGGCGCCAGATCCTCCTGCCCTTCCGCAAACCG CTGATAATCTTCACTCCAAAGTCACTGCTGCGCCACCCTGAAGCCCGCTCCAGCTTTGATGACATGCTGCCAG GGACCCACTTCCTCCGCGTCATCCCTGACAGTGGCCCCGCGGCACAGAGCCCCAAGCAGGTGAAGCGAGTCCTTTTCTGCACTGGCAAGGTCTACTACGACCTGACCCGCGAGCGCAAGGCCCGGCAGATGGAGGCCAACGTGGCCATCACCAGGGTGGAGCAG CTCTCCCCGTTCCCCTTCGACCTCCTTGAGCAGGAAGCCCAGAAGTACCCAGCTGCGGAGCTGGTGTGGTGCCAGGAGGAACACAAGAACCAGGGCTACTATGACTACGTCAAACCCCGGCTCCGCACCACCATCAACCGCGCCAAGCCTGTCTG GTACGCAGGGCgggagccagcagcagcccctgccactGGCAACAAGAAAACCCACCTGACGGAGCTGCAGCGGCTTCTCGACACAGCCTTCAACCTCGACGCCTTCAAGGACCTGGCCTAA
- the ZMIZ2 gene encoding zinc finger MIZ domain-containing protein 2 isoform X2, with the protein MNPMKPSLPPTPHGDGSFAYEAVPWQPSTNQPAGSLSVVTTVWGVSNTSQSQVFGSPMGPGGSSSSTPLLPGMAGTGSGMSSPQFLPQQPFAEGAPGKGYVQPGVYGRSAYPGGPGFATSYAGSPGGPGGMGLPSHTGRAPADFTQAAAAAAVAAAAATATATATATVAALQEKQSQELSQYGTMGAGQPFSSQFLPHTGPRGPAGMSPAGMAGVMAPSGVSPVSMSPARAPGSSPLYGGQRMPQHAYPGPPPSQQLPRQGLKRAYSNEGYSAQQYLQGGQYAAAGAQYAPSAPQPSAPSASYPGHRLQQGMGQYLSTSGSAGPYYKPADQFNGQSAGFGTYSQAAINGPGRSLPGYPSSPLAGNPTPPMTPGSGIPPYASPGQDVKSPFLPDMKPSVTSLHPSPSGPAPGEELRLTFPVRDGVVLEPFRLQHNLAVSNHVFQLRDSVYKTLMMRPDLELQFKCYHHEDRQMNTNWPASVQVSVNATPLTIERGDNKTSHKPLYLKHVCQPGRNTIQITVTACCCSHLFVLQLVHRPSVRSVLQGLIKKRLLPAEHCITKIKRNFSSGTIPGTPGPNGEDGVEQTAIKVSLKCPITFRRIQLPARGHDCRHIQCFDLESYLQLNCERGTWRCPVCNKTALLEGLEVDQYMLGILIYIQNSEHEEITIDPTCSWKPVPVKPDVHVKEEPEGPALKRCRTLSPTHMVLPNIMEMIAALGPSSALFPALPPPSAGSSFPGPGGFPEPFPPPGAPGTPTLSDFAPGPPPISYQSDIPCGLLAPEKPPAPPLPTQLPPPGRMDPSHPPVQPALHNPPQGSQPVQPLHHRSTPARPPLGPPGPAHSTDLAFPPAPGMGGAGDGSEPALDLLPELTNPDELLSYLGPPDLPSSSNDDLLSLFENN; encoded by the exons ATGAATCCCATGAAACCCTCCCTGCCGCCCACGCCCCACGG tgaTGGTTCATTTGCATACGAGGCTGTTCCTTGGCAACCGAGCACCAATCAGCCGGCGGGATCCCTCTCCGTAGTAACCACCGTCTGGGGTGTCAGCAACACCTCCCAGAGCCAG GTTTTTGGCAGCCCCATGGGCCCCGGGGggagcagctccagcacccCACTGCTGCCGGGTATGGCCGGCACTGGCTCGGGCATGAGCTCGCCGCAGTTCCTACCGCAGCAGCCCTTCGCCGAGGGGGCGCCTGGGAAGGGCTACGTGCAGCCAGGTGTATACGGCCGCAGCGCCTACCCTGGCGGGCCGGGATTCGCCACCAG CTACGCCGGCAGCCCTGGCggccccggtgggatggggctCCCCTCGCACACCGGCCGAGCCCCTGCCGACTTcacccaggcagctgctgccgccgccgtgGCCGCTGCAGCTGCCACAGCCACGGCCACGGCTACGGCGACAGTGGCAGCgctgcaggagaagcagagccaggagctgagCCAGTACGGCACG ATGGGTGCGGGGCAGCCCTTCAGCAGCCAGTTCCTGCCCCACACCGGCCCCCGCGGCCCCGCAGGCATGAGCCCAGCTGGCATGGCAGGTGTCATGGCTCCCTCCGGCGTCTCCCCCGTGAGCATGAGCCCCGCACGGGCACCTGGCTCCAGCCCCCTCTATGGCGGGCAGAGGATGCCCCAGCATGCCTACCCTGGCCCCCCTCCAAGCCAGCAGCTCCCCCGTCAGGGCCTCAAGCGGGCATACTCCAACGAG GGGTACTCAGCGCAGCAGTACCTCCAGGGCGGGCAGTATGCTGCGGCCGGTGCGCAGTAcgcccccagcgccccccagCCCTCCGCTCCGTCCGCCTCCTACCCTggccacaggctgcagcagggcatggGCCAGTACCTCTCCACCTCAGGCAGCGCCGGACCCTATTACAAG ccagctgaCCAGTTCAACGGGCAGAGCGCTGGCTTCGGCACGTACAGCCAGGCAGCCATCAATGGG CCAGGCCGGTCGCTGCCTGGGTACCCCAGCTCACCGCTAGCCGGGAACCCTACGCCACCCATGACGCCGGGCAGCGGCATCCCCCCTTATGCATCCCCGGGTCAGGACGTCAAGTCACCCTTCCTGCCGGACATGAAGCCCAGTGTCACCTCCCTGCACCCGTCCCCCTCGG GGCCGGCCCCCGGGGAGGAGCTGCGGCTGACCTTCCCGGTGCGGGATGGCGTGGTGCTGGAGCCCTTCCGCCTGCAGCACAACCTGGCCGTCAGCAACCACGTCTTCCAGCTGCGTGACTCCGTCTACAAGACCCTCATGATGAg GCCTGACCTGGAGCTGCAGTTCAAGTGCTACCACCACGAGGACCGGCAGATGAACACCAACTGGCCGGCCTCCGTGCAGGTGAGCGTCAACGCCACGCCGCTCACCATCGAGCGCGGCGACAACAAGACCTCCCACAAGCCCCTCTACCTGAAGCACGTCTGCCAGCCCGGCAGGAACACCATCCAGATCACtgtcactgcctgctgctgc TCCCACCTCTTCGTCCTGCAGCTGGTGCACCGGCCCTCGGTGCGCTCAGTGCTGCAGGGTCTCATCAAGAAGCGCCTGCTCCCAGCCGAGCACTGCATCACCAAAA TCAAGCGCAACTTCAGCAGCGGGACCATCCCGGGGACCCCAGGGCCCAACGGCGAGGATGGTGTGGAGCAGACAGCCATCAAGGTGTCCCTCAAGTGTCCCATCACCTTCCGGAGGATCCAACTCCCGGCCAGGGGCCACGACTGCCGGCACATACAG TGCTTCGACCTGGAGTCCTACTTGCAGCTCAACTGCGAGAGGGGGACATGGCGGTGTCCTGTCTGCAA taAGACGGCTctgctggaggggctggaggtggACCAGTACATGCTGGGCATCCTGATCTACATCCAGAA CTCAGAGCACGAGGAGATCACCATTGACCCGACCTGCAGCTGGAAACCCGTCCCGGTCAAACCCGATGTCCATGTCAAGGAGGAGCCCGAGGGGCCGGCGCTGAAGCGGTGCCGAACCCTCAGCCCCACGCACATGGTGCTGCCCAACATCATGGAGATGATCGCAGCCCTGGGGCCCAGCTCTGCGCTCTTCCCAGCACTACCGCCTCCATCGGCAG GTTCCAGCTTTCCGGGACCCGGGGGCTTCCCAGAGCCATTTCCCCCGCCCGGTGCCCCCGGCACGCCAACGCTGAGCGACTTCGCGCCGGgtcccccccccatctcctaCCAGTCTGACATCCCCTGTGGCCTCCTGGCCCCCGAGAagccccccgcgccccctcTCCCCACTCAG CTACCCCCGCCAGGGCGGATGGACCCGTCCCACCCCCCAGTGCAACCGGCGCTGCACAACCCCCCCCAGGGCAGCCAGCCGGTACAGCCACTGCACCACCGGAGTACGCCAGCACGGccccccctgggaccccccgGCCCAGCACACTCCACCGACCTCGCCTTCCCCCCTGCACCTGGCATGGGCGGGGCGGGTGATGGGTCGGAGCCTGCCCTCGAC ctcctgcctgagcTGACGAACCCCGACGAGCTGCTCTCCTACCTGGGCCCCCCCgacctccccagcagcagtaATGAcgacctcctctccctcttcgAGAACAACTGA
- the ZMIZ2 gene encoding zinc finger MIZ domain-containing protein 2 isoform X1 has product MNPMKPSLPPTPHGDGSFAYEAVPWQPSTNQPAGSLSVVTTVWGVSNTSQSQVFGSPMGPGGSSSSTPLLPGMAGTGSGMSSPQFLPQQPFAEGAPGKGYVQPGVYGRSAYPGGPGFATSYAGSPGGPGGMGLPSHTGRAPADFTQAAAAAAVAAAAATATATATATVAALQEKQSQELSQYGTMGAGQPFSSQFLPHTGPRGPAGMSPAGMAGVMAPSGVSPVSMSPARAPGSSPLYGGQRMPQHAYPGPPPSQQLPRQGLKRAYSNEGYSAQQYLQGGQYAAAGAQYAPSAPQPSAPSASYPGHRLQQGMGQYLSTSGSAGPYYKPADQFNGQSAGFGTYSQAAINGPGRSLPGYPSSPLAGNPTPPMTPGSGIPPYASPGQDVKSPFLPDMKPSVTSLHPSPSGPAPGEELRLTFPVRDGVVLEPFRLQHNLAVSNHVFQLRDSVYKTLMMRPDLELQFKCYHHEDRQMNTNWPASVQVSVNATPLTIERGDNKTSHKPLYLKHVCQPGRNTIQITVTACCCSHLFVLQLVHRPSVRSVLQGLIKKRLLPAEHCITKIKRNFSSGTIPGTPGPNGEDGVEQTAIKVSLKCPITFRRIQLPARGHDCRHIQCFDLESYLQLNCERGTWRCPVCNKTALLEGLEVDQYMLGILIYIQNSEHEEITIDPTCSWKPVPVKPDVHVKEEPEGPALKRCRTLSPTHMVLPNIMEMIAALGPSSALFPALPPPSAGAAADYGAPGSSFPGPGGFPEPFPPPGAPGTPTLSDFAPGPPPISYQSDIPCGLLAPEKPPAPPLPTQLPPPGRMDPSHPPVQPALHNPPQGSQPVQPLHHRSTPARPPLGPPGPAHSTDLAFPPAPGMGGAGDGSEPALDLLPELTNPDELLSYLGPPDLPSSSNDDLLSLFENN; this is encoded by the exons ATGAATCCCATGAAACCCTCCCTGCCGCCCACGCCCCACGG tgaTGGTTCATTTGCATACGAGGCTGTTCCTTGGCAACCGAGCACCAATCAGCCGGCGGGATCCCTCTCCGTAGTAACCACCGTCTGGGGTGTCAGCAACACCTCCCAGAGCCAG GTTTTTGGCAGCCCCATGGGCCCCGGGGggagcagctccagcacccCACTGCTGCCGGGTATGGCCGGCACTGGCTCGGGCATGAGCTCGCCGCAGTTCCTACCGCAGCAGCCCTTCGCCGAGGGGGCGCCTGGGAAGGGCTACGTGCAGCCAGGTGTATACGGCCGCAGCGCCTACCCTGGCGGGCCGGGATTCGCCACCAG CTACGCCGGCAGCCCTGGCggccccggtgggatggggctCCCCTCGCACACCGGCCGAGCCCCTGCCGACTTcacccaggcagctgctgccgccgccgtgGCCGCTGCAGCTGCCACAGCCACGGCCACGGCTACGGCGACAGTGGCAGCgctgcaggagaagcagagccaggagctgagCCAGTACGGCACG ATGGGTGCGGGGCAGCCCTTCAGCAGCCAGTTCCTGCCCCACACCGGCCCCCGCGGCCCCGCAGGCATGAGCCCAGCTGGCATGGCAGGTGTCATGGCTCCCTCCGGCGTCTCCCCCGTGAGCATGAGCCCCGCACGGGCACCTGGCTCCAGCCCCCTCTATGGCGGGCAGAGGATGCCCCAGCATGCCTACCCTGGCCCCCCTCCAAGCCAGCAGCTCCCCCGTCAGGGCCTCAAGCGGGCATACTCCAACGAG GGGTACTCAGCGCAGCAGTACCTCCAGGGCGGGCAGTATGCTGCGGCCGGTGCGCAGTAcgcccccagcgccccccagCCCTCCGCTCCGTCCGCCTCCTACCCTggccacaggctgcagcagggcatggGCCAGTACCTCTCCACCTCAGGCAGCGCCGGACCCTATTACAAG ccagctgaCCAGTTCAACGGGCAGAGCGCTGGCTTCGGCACGTACAGCCAGGCAGCCATCAATGGG CCAGGCCGGTCGCTGCCTGGGTACCCCAGCTCACCGCTAGCCGGGAACCCTACGCCACCCATGACGCCGGGCAGCGGCATCCCCCCTTATGCATCCCCGGGTCAGGACGTCAAGTCACCCTTCCTGCCGGACATGAAGCCCAGTGTCACCTCCCTGCACCCGTCCCCCTCGG GGCCGGCCCCCGGGGAGGAGCTGCGGCTGACCTTCCCGGTGCGGGATGGCGTGGTGCTGGAGCCCTTCCGCCTGCAGCACAACCTGGCCGTCAGCAACCACGTCTTCCAGCTGCGTGACTCCGTCTACAAGACCCTCATGATGAg GCCTGACCTGGAGCTGCAGTTCAAGTGCTACCACCACGAGGACCGGCAGATGAACACCAACTGGCCGGCCTCCGTGCAGGTGAGCGTCAACGCCACGCCGCTCACCATCGAGCGCGGCGACAACAAGACCTCCCACAAGCCCCTCTACCTGAAGCACGTCTGCCAGCCCGGCAGGAACACCATCCAGATCACtgtcactgcctgctgctgc TCCCACCTCTTCGTCCTGCAGCTGGTGCACCGGCCCTCGGTGCGCTCAGTGCTGCAGGGTCTCATCAAGAAGCGCCTGCTCCCAGCCGAGCACTGCATCACCAAAA TCAAGCGCAACTTCAGCAGCGGGACCATCCCGGGGACCCCAGGGCCCAACGGCGAGGATGGTGTGGAGCAGACAGCCATCAAGGTGTCCCTCAAGTGTCCCATCACCTTCCGGAGGATCCAACTCCCGGCCAGGGGCCACGACTGCCGGCACATACAG TGCTTCGACCTGGAGTCCTACTTGCAGCTCAACTGCGAGAGGGGGACATGGCGGTGTCCTGTCTGCAA taAGACGGCTctgctggaggggctggaggtggACCAGTACATGCTGGGCATCCTGATCTACATCCAGAA CTCAGAGCACGAGGAGATCACCATTGACCCGACCTGCAGCTGGAAACCCGTCCCGGTCAAACCCGATGTCCATGTCAAGGAGGAGCCCGAGGGGCCGGCGCTGAAGCGGTGCCGAACCCTCAGCCCCACGCACATGGTGCTGCCCAACATCATGGAGATGATCGCAGCCCTGGGGCCCAGCTCTGCGCTCTTCCCAGCACTACCGCCTCCATCGGCAGGTGCTGCCGCCGACTATGGTGCCCCGG GTTCCAGCTTTCCGGGACCCGGGGGCTTCCCAGAGCCATTTCCCCCGCCCGGTGCCCCCGGCACGCCAACGCTGAGCGACTTCGCGCCGGgtcccccccccatctcctaCCAGTCTGACATCCCCTGTGGCCTCCTGGCCCCCGAGAagccccccgcgccccctcTCCCCACTCAG CTACCCCCGCCAGGGCGGATGGACCCGTCCCACCCCCCAGTGCAACCGGCGCTGCACAACCCCCCCCAGGGCAGCCAGCCGGTACAGCCACTGCACCACCGGAGTACGCCAGCACGGccccccctgggaccccccgGCCCAGCACACTCCACCGACCTCGCCTTCCCCCCTGCACCTGGCATGGGCGGGGCGGGTGATGGGTCGGAGCCTGCCCTCGAC ctcctgcctgagcTGACGAACCCCGACGAGCTGCTCTCCTACCTGGGCCCCCCCgacctccccagcagcagtaATGAcgacctcctctccctcttcgAGAACAACTGA
- the PPIA gene encoding peptidyl-prolyl cis-trans isomerase A, whose product MANPVVFFDIAANGEPLGRVTFELFADKVPKTAENFRALSTGEKGFGYKGSCFHRIIPGFMCQGGDFTRHNGTGGKSIYGEKFPDENFILKHTGPGILSMANAGPNTNGSQFFICTAKTEWLDGKHVVFGRVKEGMNVVEAMERCGSKDGKTSKKITITDCGQLS is encoded by the exons ATGGCTAACCCTGTCGTCTTCTTTGACATCGCCGCCAACGGCGAGCCCCTGGGCCGCGTCACCTTcgag CTGTTTGCAGACAAGGTCCCCAAGACAGCAG AAAACTTCCGTGCCCTGAGCACTGGTGAGAAGGGATTTGGCTACAAGGGTTCCTGCTTCCACAGAATCATTCCTGGGTTTATGTGCCAG GGTGGTGATTTCACGCGCCACAACGGCACCGGCGGCAAATCCATCTATGGGGAGAAGTTCCCCGATGAGAACTTCATCCTGAAGCACACGGGCCCTGGCATCCTGTCCATGGCCAATGCCGGCCCCAACACGAACGGCTCCCAGTTCTTCATCTGCACTGCCAAGACCGAATG GTTGGATGGCAAGCACGTTGTCTTTGGCCGTGTCAAGGAGGGGATGAACGTGGTGGAGGCCATGGAGCGCTGTGGCTCCAAAGATGGCAAAACAAGCAAGAAGATCACCATTACTGACTGCGGGCAGCTCTCGTAA